From the Polaromonas sp. JS666 genome, the window TGTTATTCCGGAATGCACGGAGTAGGTGGTCATGGGCAGCCATCACTGACTTGACGGAAGCACATAACCTTCCAGCAATAAGCTGAAGCAGTTCAAGGCATGGGTGAGATCCTTAAAACTGCGAAGGCGTGTTTCAAAAAAATAATAGCCCAGGGCCGTCAACTCCATGGGCTCCTCAATCGATAGCTCCCTTGCCCTGCCGATGGCGTCCATCAGCGCCTGGTACTCGCATAGCTCGGCCACATCTTTGGAATGACCACGATGCGTTTCCAACTCCTGCTTCAGGACTACCGCCCATTGCTTGAGTTGCTGCTTATCCAGGGAAGATCTGATCAAAGTGTGGTCACGCCTTAAAAACGCGTTTTCAGGGCCGAGCGAAGTGAAGTAACACGGCAACTGCAGGCTTATGCCGAAAGCTCACAGCCACATTGTTTCCCCCGGAGCACGCTAGACCATATCTGATTACGCCAAACGATTTTTCAAAGATTGTCCGCAGGCGGTAAATTCAAGTCGCAAAAAGTCAGTTGGATAGCACGGACGTTGTCCGGATGGAACGAAGTCAGGGCGAATTGGCATAACTTTGATAGTGCGCTCGACGAAGCACCACCGGTGCCCCCTACACTGCCAGCCAGCCCGGTCGCCTATCCCCCTCCATCACGTCGACCGGTGCTTCTCGGGTGTGCTGGCAGTGCGCCAGCACACCCATTTTTTTCACGAAGACAAGACCGCCACCGGCTCGCCACTTAGCGCCGTACCGAATAGGTCTTGGGGGTCAGCTCGTCCTGCAAGACGGCAGGATTGGCGGCGACCAGCGTGGGACGAACAAAGATAAGCTTTCTCAGGGAGTTGGCGAGTCCATGCGCCTGCTGGCGGAAATGGCCGCGGCGCCAATGTGGCGAGACGCCATGCGCGGCTGGGCCCTGGCGTAGCTCCTGCGGCAATGCGTCCGGGCCCACGATAATACGGTCGTACAGGCGCTGCAGGCGCTTTTCAAGCTTGCCTTGTTTCTTGCGCTCCACCCGTGCAAGCCGGGCCTTCAATTCGGTGTGGTCATTCAAATTCCTCGCGCGGGCCTCCTTCATGCCAAGATACAGAAAAGTCTTGGCCAGATGGCTGACCAACCTGATCGCATCCGGCAGGACAGCTGGGCCGTCCGGATGATTGGCGGCGATCGCCGCAACCCATTCTTTGAGTGGTGCTGAAGGATCAGCAAGGGGACTGCGCAAAACGGCGATGGTTTTGTTGCGGCTGTTGGGCGTGGCCATTACGACATAGAAGGCGAGTGTTTTGCCGACATCGCTGTTGAGCGGTGACAGCACGCAAAAGCAACCATGAGGCTGGTAGCCGGCTCGCTCCTCTTCGGCGCCTAACTTCAACTAGGCTCGGGCCGCCGGGCCGAAGCAAACATACTGCGTAGGATAAGGCAAAGCCATCAAGCTCATCGGCAGCTGGTCGTCCAGGCCCGAAGCGAGCAACATGGCTTCCAAGGCGTCGGCGACCTCAATGAGGGCTCCATGCCGGTCCCGATAGTCCTTGAGGAGCGCCAGGAAATGGCTGGAGGCGGCGACATCCGTGCCGGCGGAACCAGTCATCTCGCGAAATCCGGCAGCCAGGGCGTTGCCTACCTCAATCGGCCCGCCATGCGCGGCGCGGCGCTGCAGGTGGGCTTCCATATCCGGCACCTGTTCACAGATTTTGTCCAGCATCTGCAACCATCCCCGATTGCGCACATAGACGGGGTAAGAGTCCCCGACAGTGGAAACTATCTTTGCATCTTCAAGCCCACCAAACGACCGAATGAGATTCACCAGGCCCTTGTGGTTTTCCGTTGGCGTGCAGCTGGCGACCTTCTCGGCAAGTCCAGCAGGAGCAACCCGATAAGTCACATTGGGAGTTTGCATAGTTCTCTCCGGTTAGGCGCGGATCAGGCATTCAGCTGAAATACCCATGCCTTCGTTGAGGCGCCGAATCATTCCAATGCTCAAAGGCCGCCGGCGAGCGAGAACTTCATAGACCCGATTGAGTTCTCCGATCATTGGTTTGAGGTCCTTGGGCTCTAGTCCCTGTTGCTCCATCCGGAATTTGATGGCCTCAATAGCATCAGGAAGCTCCAATGGAAAGTGTTGGGCCTCATAGGCCTCGACCAGCGTACCTAGCACTTCCAATTCATCGCCCTCGGCGCTGCCACGAGCTGGGTCAGCATCGACCAGCGTAGAGACTCTTTTAAGTGCTGCCTTGTAATCAGCCTTCGTGTGAATAGGACGGATGTTCATAGATTTCTCCTTCAAAACTGCTCGACCGTGTTGGCATCAATGGCGTCGTACTCTTTGTGCGTTCCGATGAACTTCACGAATACAAAACCGGTCTTGTAGGCCACTGCGGCCACCAGCCGATAGTCGTTGCCCTTGATGTTGAAGACCACTCTGCGATTTTTCAAAATACTCACTGTGGTGTAGCGCGCCTGAATATCGGCCGGCTGCGCCCACGTCGCTGTTTTCACCTCGGCCGCCCAGGCCAACAGAGCTTGCTTTGAATCCGGATGCTTGACAGTGAAGCTGATGAGCGGTGGCAAGGAAACTAGATGCATGATGTATTTTAGTCCCACTTTGGGACTATGACAAGCTTTTCACTAGAGCGCTCAACTTTCTGACTCACAAAATTACCGGACATCCCGGTTTTCGCGCAGCGAAAATGCCCCGGGATTGCGCTCCCAGACGGCGACGCAGGCGATGCAGTTGCAGCGTGCGACGCAGGATCACGAAACCGCGGCCACACAGACTAAACGGGCGCAGGCTGAGCGCGATGAGTTCAAGGTGCAGTTGGCCAACACGGCGGGACGACTCGAAGGCGCACAACAGCAGGTGCGTGAGTTGGTGGCACGGGCCGCTGCATCGGCAAGTGCCCCAGCCCGAACCGGGAGGGTCCGCCGAGGATTGGGTGATGCTGCGGCCAAGCCACCGGAGGAGTAATGTTGCTCGCACTCGCGTGTTTTGCGCTGAGTCCAAGCGTGGGTCTTTATGTATTTTGTGAGCTATTTTTATCCGTCTTTAGATTTTAATCGCCTAACGCACAGAATTTCCCGTTTCTTGTGGGCACCCCAATTAGGCTGTGCGTCGGCTCCCCTAATTTTTTCTCGAAATACAACAAACTCCGCGCACAATGCACGCCTTGAATTTTTTGTTTCGAAAAAGTCTGCCACATCGAGATGTCGTGACATAAACTTACAAGGTGAGTGACAAACAACTATATGTGGCAAACAAACCTACTTGCTCTTCTGAGCCGACACGGCTACGACCCGAAGGCACCTGAGACAATCCAGGAATTGCAGGCAAGAACAGGAGCATCGGCAGATGGCCTCTCCCGGCTCTTGAATGGCAGCGCTGACGCGACCATTCAGGATTTGTGCTTAGTCTCCGAGGAACTCAATGTTCCGCCTGGCGAGCTCTTAAGTGTTGATCCAAAACTGCTCCGGTTCTATTCCATTGACGGATCCATGCCCGTCACGGTGGCGCTCCCCCCGACTCTGCTGTCATACATCACAGCCGCCAGCGATTCTGCCCTGATATACGCCGAGACGAACGACGGTAGCTACTCCGGAATCAGCTCGGATACCGTGGCGATCTGTAGCCGCGGGTGTAAGGAGCTGGTCCAGGGCTCGCTCTATTTGATGGAGACCGAGTCTGAGCGTTTCATCCGGCGGTGCGTGGAGGTAAGGCCAGGCAAAAAGGAAGCCGTGTTCGCCAACGGCCCAGATTCTGACGCCGCGACGCTGGTGGTCAACTGTGAGCCTGTCCAAGTCGTATCAGTATCCTCCCCGTTCATCATGGGGCAACTCCTCTGGACCATTAGCAGCGTCTAACAAGCCCCCGAGGGTCGAATCGGGGGAAATAGGCTAATTCGGGGCCATTTCTCAAATTTTTTCGGGGCCTTCGCCTTCTAAAGTTACCTCAACTTTAGGAGCGCTCAATGGCATCGTCAAGAAAACAGGAAGTCAAACTCGTCCCGGCGCAACGCAACGAGGAATCCCTCAATGAACTGAAGTTCGGCGACGGCTCAGTGATGTCCCTGAAGGACTTGTTCGGCAAAAAATTCGATGGCGCCGTCATCACCCGCGAATTTGAGTTGATCAACAAGCCGGTTCAAAACTTTGTCCGGCGCGATTTCATTTTCCTGTCGCGCTGTTTCTACCTGGGTACTGTGCTCGGTGAGAGCAAGTCGGTCGACACCGGCCGCATGGCCACGCTGGATACCGAGTTGCTGAATATCTTCAACAGCGTGCAGGGGCTGGTACGAAAGCGCCTGACCGAAATCACAGCCCTGCTCAAGCAGAACGGCGCCGACAAGGACGAGGTCCACACTGCCCGGCCAATGCTCTACAGAGTGCCAATCATTCACCCACGCGCCTTCGAGTTTTTGAATCTCCTCCGGGAAGTAGATTCCCTGCACTCCCAGCGCGAGCATGCTTGGCTGCTCGGGCACATCAACCCACAGCAGCGCGCCGAAAATTTCCGCGAAGTGATGAAGGCGGTTCGTCGCATCGGATTCGTGACCCGCATGAACCGGATTGCCATGTGGAAAATGCTTCAGCGCGCCGCCGCGGAAGCTGAAGGAGCCGAAGGCGAAGCACTCCGTCAACTCGCTTCGGAACAGGCACAAACGCTCGTGGCCGAACGCGAAGTGGATCCCGAGCTGGCTGGGAGCGTCAGCAGCGAATCGGCCTTGCCTGACGTTGCCGGCGAAGCCGCCTTGCCAGGCGAAGCCCGCAAGCCCGAGGCAGTCGCTGCGGCTGAGTAGCCTTGAGCTTTTCCGACCAGCAAACGCAGCTGATCTGCGTCCAGGGGCACGCCGTCGCCCTAGCTGGGCCAGGCTCCGGAAAGACCTCAACCATCATTGAAAAAATTGCCCGGCTGCTCCAGCACCCGGGCAATTCAATTGTGGCCTGCTCATTCACACGAGAGGGTGCTGAGGAAATCCGGCGGCGGCTTACAAAGCGGATCGGAGAGGCGGCGATGGCCACGGCTGACATTCGAATCGGCACCTTTCACAGTGTCGTGGCAGAACACCGTAAAGCGTTCGGCCGCAGTCCAACGATGATCTCACCGGCCCACCAGATGAAAACGCTGGCCACCGCGGCCCGCGAACACGGCAAGTCACTATCGGACGTTATGCCGGAGTTTGAAGAAATCAAACACCAGCTTTCTCCGCCCGACGCCAACTCCCTCCCCTCCTGGTTCACCGACTACGAGAATCACCTGAAGACGCTGGGCGCAATCGATCTCCAGGACCTCATCAGAACTACCGTTCAGCAGATGGCGCTTTCCGTAAAGCTGCCGGCTGCCCCGGAGGAACCGCCTGACGAGGACGCGCCAATGCCAGTTCGCCTGGCGTTTGCTGCCGCGGCTTACCGCGACGCGTTCCACAAGCGTCGCGAGGACCTGCGACATCGAATCGAGGCTTGCCGGCGCAAGGAAGATGCTAAGGGTGCTGATGCGCTGCAGGCAGAGCTGAATAGGACGTCCAATGAGGATGGCGCCCTGCCGCTGCTGCCAGCGACTCACCTGGTGATCGATGAATCCCAAGATAACGACGAACTGCAGTTCGCGCTGGCCACACTTCACGCGCTGACTGGGGTCACAACGACACTGATCGGCGATGACGATCAGACCATCTACGAA encodes:
- a CDS encoding helix-turn-helix domain-containing protein, with translation MNIRPIHTKADYKAALKRVSTLVDADPARGSAEGDELEVLGTLVEAYEAQHFPLELPDAIEAIKFRMEQQGLEPKDLKPMIGELNRVYEVLARRRPLSIGMIRRLNEGMGISAECLIRA
- a CDS encoding type II toxin-antitoxin system HigB family toxin yields the protein MHLVSLPPLISFTVKHPDSKQALLAWAAEVKTATWAQPADIQARYTTVSILKNRRVVFNIKGNDYRLVAAVAYKTGFVFVKFIGTHKEYDAIDANTVEQF
- a CDS encoding helix-turn-helix domain-containing protein produces the protein MTNNYMWQTNLLALLSRHGYDPKAPETIQELQARTGASADGLSRLLNGSADATIQDLCLVSEELNVPPGELLSVDPKLLRFYSIDGSMPVTVALPPTLLSYITAASDSALIYAETNDGSYSGISSDTVAICSRGCKELVQGSLYLMETESERFIRRCVEVRPGKKEAVFANGPDSDAATLVVNCEPVQVVSVSSPFIMGQLLWTISSV
- a CDS encoding AcaB family transcriptional regulator; this encodes MASSRKQEVKLVPAQRNEESLNELKFGDGSVMSLKDLFGKKFDGAVITREFELINKPVQNFVRRDFIFLSRCFYLGTVLGESKSVDTGRMATLDTELLNIFNSVQGLVRKRLTEITALLKQNGADKDEVHTARPMLYRVPIIHPRAFEFLNLLREVDSLHSQREHAWLLGHINPQQRAENFREVMKAVRRIGFVTRMNRIAMWKMLQRAAAEAEGAEGEALRQLASEQAQTLVAEREVDPELAGSVSSESALPDVAGEAALPGEARKPEAVAAAE